In Candidatus Stygibacter australis, the following proteins share a genomic window:
- a CDS encoding PDZ domain-containing protein → MKKNLVVLVLALLVAGSLFCQDVDVDAKVKEALLKSKMAQKEAELIVKEMKGDYTINVTIDDDGNKIVITSPDDVKMDKPFIGITYSDMTLAEAAEIGYNYFYGIRLDTVSPNSPAYYYKLRTDDILMSINDDKITKQDELGKIISFYRVGEKVTLTIFRKGEVVELEFVFGTRKLVYDLEGTIVMDKTESKTEKESIIKKKSKYYGDGSIAWMPIWYTPDVVDVNGIMESLGFEEDMYSEDGLFLNGIGLKSHIGKGWFMGGQFAQYFDKTTTRHDWNHNIANLDSTSNVSRTAKYWINYGGLSFDRRFVFGKFYSELGCMFTWGMNKIEVSQKASDDVPDFDFDGDMSLDTYLDEYYNASSSITFKNTGFLAEPRISLGWRITDWLSFKAEAAYLYTISMSGWEGEANGYDINLTNRPDTNMDGLTLSFGPWFGF, encoded by the coding sequence ATGAAGAAAAATTTAGTAGTGTTAGTGTTGGCATTATTGGTGGCAGGCAGTCTATTTTGCCAGGATGTAGATGTAGATGCTAAAGTGAAAGAAGCGCTGTTAAAGAGCAAAATGGCTCAGAAAGAAGCAGAACTGATTGTTAAGGAAATGAAGGGAGATTATACCATTAATGTAACAATCGATGATGACGGCAATAAGATCGTGATAACATCTCCAGATGATGTCAAAATGGATAAACCTTTTATAGGTATAACTTATTCAGATATGACACTTGCAGAAGCAGCAGAAATCGGATACAATTATTTTTATGGAATCCGACTGGATACTGTATCCCCCAATAGTCCCGCTTATTATTACAAACTACGCACAGATGATATTTTGATGTCAATCAATGATGATAAAATTACCAAACAGGACGAATTAGGAAAGATAATATCCTTTTACAGAGTTGGCGAAAAAGTTACTTTGACGATTTTCCGTAAAGGCGAAGTGGTCGAACTGGAATTTGTTTTTGGAACCAGAAAACTGGTTTATGATCTTGAAGGCACGATAGTGATGGATAAGACAGAATCCAAAACAGAAAAAGAATCAATTATCAAGAAGAAATCGAAATATTATGGAGATGGTTCTATCGCCTGGATGCCAATATGGTACACACCTGATGTAGTAGACGTTAATGGCATAATGGAAAGTTTAGGTTTTGAGGAAGATATGTATTCAGAAGACGGATTATTCCTTAATGGTATTGGTTTGAAGTCCCATATCGGCAAGGGCTGGTTCATGGGTGGACAATTTGCGCAGTATTTTGACAAAACAACCACACGCCATGACTGGAATCATAATATTGCTAATCTTGATAGTACCTCAAATGTTTCACGTACAGCTAAGTACTGGATCAATTATGGTGGATTATCATTTGACAGACGCTTTGTTTTCGGGAAATTTTATAGTGAATTAGGCTGTATGTTCACCTGGGGTATGAATAAAATCGAAGTAAGTCAGAAAGCATCAGATGATGTACCAGATTTTGACTTTGATGGTGATATGAGCTTAGATACTTACCTTGATGAATATTACAATGCATCAAGTTCAATTACATTTAAAAATACAGGATTTTTGGCAGAACCACGGATATCTCTCGGCTGGAGAATCACAGACTGGCTGAGTTTTAAAGCTGAGGCTGCGTATTTATATACTATTTCAATGTCTGGTTGGGAAGGTGAGGCTAATGGATATGACATAAACCTTACTAATAGACCAGATACAAACATGGATGGCTTGACCTTATCATTTGGTCCCTGGTTTGGATTTTAG